Proteins encoded in a region of the Bradyrhizobium sp. CB3481 genome:
- a CDS encoding NAD(P)/FAD-dependent oxidoreductase, protein MEKVDCVVVGAGVIGLAIARRLAQAGREVIVIEAAEGIGTVTSSRNSEVIHAGIYYRAGSLMARMCVSGKHALYRYCRDHGIPHRNCGKLIVATTPSETEKLQSIRSHAEANGVDDLQLLTGDAARSLEPALNCDAALLSPSTGIIDSHAYMLALRGDAEEAGAAYAFHTPLLHARASGGRIEIETGGDAPMTLACDLFVNAAGLSAPAVARSIDGMPVGMIPCAYLAKGNYFSCSARAPFTRLIYPVPEPGGLGVHLTLDMAGQARFGPDVEWVESIDYAVDPARAERFYPAIRRYWPTLPDGALMPSYSGIRPKIVPPAVATQDFLIQGPADHGVAGLINLFGIESPGLTSSLAIADHVGNLAGL, encoded by the coding sequence ATGGAAAAGGTTGATTGCGTCGTCGTCGGAGCGGGAGTGATCGGGCTTGCGATCGCACGGCGCCTGGCCCAGGCGGGCCGCGAAGTCATCGTCATCGAGGCCGCCGAAGGCATCGGTACCGTCACCTCCTCCCGCAACAGCGAGGTGATTCACGCCGGTATCTATTACCGCGCCGGCAGCCTGATGGCGCGGATGTGCGTCAGCGGCAAGCATGCGCTCTATCGCTATTGCCGGGACCACGGCATCCCGCACCGCAATTGCGGCAAGCTGATCGTGGCGACGACGCCGAGCGAAACCGAAAAGCTGCAGTCGATCCGCTCGCATGCCGAAGCCAATGGCGTCGACGATCTGCAATTGCTGACGGGCGACGCAGCGCGGTCGCTGGAGCCGGCGCTGAACTGCGATGCCGCGCTGCTCTCGCCGTCCACCGGCATCATCGACAGCCACGCCTATATGCTGGCGCTGCGTGGCGATGCGGAAGAGGCCGGCGCGGCCTATGCCTTCCACACGCCGCTGCTGCACGCACGCGCCAGCGGCGGCCGGATCGAAATCGAAACCGGCGGCGATGCGCCGATGACGCTGGCCTGCGACCTGTTCGTTAACGCGGCGGGCCTCAGCGCGCCCGCAGTGGCGCGCAGCATCGACGGCATGCCGGTCGGCATGATCCCTTGCGCCTATCTCGCCAAGGGCAATTATTTCAGCTGCAGCGCGCGGGCGCCGTTTACACGCCTGATCTATCCGGTGCCGGAGCCTGGCGGGCTCGGCGTGCACTTGACGCTCGATATGGCCGGACAGGCGCGTTTCGGGCCCGACGTCGAATGGGTGGAGAGCATCGATTATGCGGTCGATCCGGCACGCGCCGAACGCTTCTACCCGGCGATCCGCCGCTACTGGCCGACGCTGCCGGACGGCGCACTGATGCCAAGCTATTCCGGAATTCGGCCGAAGATCGTGCCGCCAGCCGTCGCTACGCAGGACTTCCTGATCCAGGGGCCTGCCGATCACGGCGTCGCCGGACTGAT